A genomic stretch from Caulobacter sp. FWC2 includes:
- a CDS encoding HK97-gp10 family putative phage morphogenesis protein, producing the protein MKGADVFKRRLGSIRRAVENAPELFQEAGEEWLEQDAIPAAQQLAPVRTGELRDSIGGAANEQQVRLFATAEHARAVEEGTSKMAAQPYLAPAIAKTRNKLSARIRTKLKDHLK; encoded by the coding sequence ATGAAGGGCGCGGACGTATTCAAGCGCCGCCTGGGCTCCATCCGACGTGCCGTCGAGAACGCTCCTGAGCTGTTTCAGGAAGCGGGTGAAGAGTGGCTTGAGCAAGACGCAATTCCCGCTGCTCAGCAGCTCGCACCAGTCCGAACCGGTGAACTCCGCGACAGCATCGGCGGTGCTGCCAACGAGCAGCAAGTCCGCCTGTTCGCCACCGCTGAACATGCCCGAGCGGTCGAAGAAGGCACGAGCAAGATGGCTGCTCAGCCCTACCTCGCACCAGCGATTGCGAAGACCCGAAACAAGCTGTCAGCGCGCATTCGCACCAAGCTAAAGGACCACCTGAAATGA
- a CDS encoding HK97 family phage prohead protease has product MKTKDVKYANFKAEDIGDNYVAGYASTFGNVDAYGDVVEKGAFTRTLKARSGSIKFLKFHDPNQPIGKVTEIREDEKGLWVKAVFSSTVAGQEARTEVKEGVLDSFSIGFLPMKTKADKTDDGRVINRLQEVKLYEFSLVTFPANEQAVVTAVKSESDKPVLNELNQALLDQFGAFLLTKQLDEAAANDDAASEEIEDEDAAADDEAEKQIDTTVDEVSKAFSEALFSLKLEAALKTLRKRA; this is encoded by the coding sequence ATGAAAACAAAGGACGTCAAGTACGCTAACTTCAAAGCTGAGGATATTGGTGACAACTACGTCGCCGGTTACGCCTCCACCTTTGGCAACGTCGATGCTTATGGCGACGTTGTTGAAAAAGGCGCCTTTACGCGCACTTTGAAGGCCCGTTCAGGCAGCATCAAGTTCCTGAAATTCCACGACCCCAATCAGCCAATCGGCAAGGTCACGGAGATCAGGGAAGACGAAAAAGGCCTGTGGGTCAAAGCCGTGTTCTCCAGCACAGTCGCAGGCCAAGAGGCTCGGACTGAAGTCAAGGAAGGCGTCCTTGACAGCTTCTCAATCGGCTTCCTTCCGATGAAGACGAAGGCCGACAAGACGGATGATGGCCGCGTCATCAACCGCCTTCAAGAAGTGAAGCTATACGAATTCAGCCTCGTGACCTTCCCTGCAAATGAGCAGGCCGTTGTCACCGCTGTTAAGTCCGAAAGCGACAAGCCTGTGCTCAACGAACTTAATCAGGCCCTGCTGGATCAGTTCGGCGCATTCCTTCTCACCAAGCAGCTCGACGAAGCAGCCGCGAACGATGATGCGGCTTCCGAAGAGATTGAAGACGAAGATGCGGCGGCTGATGACGAAGCGGAAAAGCAGATCGACACCACGGTTGATGAGGTCAGCAAGGCGTTCAGCGAAGCGCTGTTCAGTCTAAAGCTAGAAGCCGCGCTGAAGACCCTGCGTAAGCGCGCATAA
- a CDS encoding site-specific integrase, giving the protein MKAPIKDQEEVTKLLDFAERMERPAMYRFLLALSFDYGLRPMELAGLDSSWFRTTELRIPIGHSKRKSGRSLTIEPSIHEMLAAHMQGRTGRVFLNVQGNPFTPRGISDAFQRLYRLADIEGSCYSGRRSLATKMVDRGDSIFIIQKVLGHAHVNTTMEYVSVTDNMMRRALRGAAFIG; this is encoded by the coding sequence ATGAAGGCACCGATCAAGGATCAGGAAGAAGTCACTAAGCTGCTCGATTTTGCAGAGCGCATGGAGCGTCCTGCGATGTACCGCTTTCTGCTCGCACTGAGCTTCGACTACGGGCTTCGTCCTATGGAGCTTGCGGGTCTCGACAGCTCTTGGTTCCGCACCACGGAGCTTCGTATTCCTATCGGCCACTCCAAGCGCAAGTCTGGCCGCTCACTGACTATCGAGCCAAGCATCCATGAAATGCTTGCTGCTCACATGCAGGGCCGCACCGGTCGCGTATTCCTGAATGTGCAGGGCAATCCCTTCACGCCAAGAGGCATTAGCGATGCGTTTCAACGCCTGTATCGCCTCGCCGACATTGAAGGGTCCTGCTACTCCGGTCGTCGTAGCCTAGCGACGAAGATGGTTGACCGGGGTGATAGCATCTTCATCATCCAGAAGGTCCTAGGGCACGCCCATGTTAATACAACCATGGAATACGTCTCTGTCACCGACAACATGATGCGCCGTGCATTGCGTGGTGCTGCCTTCATTGGTTGA
- a CDS encoding NlpC/P60 family protein, translating into MGLISDDVWAQIAPVFALRFPCEGIVAVMPDMTWRELENTAADPLRHFDLSFADKAELATNPPLALIHSHPNGNQEPSDADTISALSTGWTWGISVVHGLPETGEVFSVGYPEFWGDAVPIPPLLGRRYLWGVRDCWSVCRDYYRLKGHELKDVPRSRDPSLYPSGHPQSSPFRFYPPSVGFEPLDSWLDRRPGDFVTLCWRDHVPNHCAIYLGNSKLLHQPRDQASSEWTVNNETTLYTNMSAKFYRLKGSNATS; encoded by the coding sequence ATGGGCCTTATCTCTGACGACGTGTGGGCGCAGATCGCCCCTGTATTCGCCCTCCGTTTCCCCTGTGAGGGCATTGTTGCGGTCATGCCCGACATGACGTGGCGGGAGCTTGAAAACACCGCTGCTGACCCTCTACGGCACTTCGACCTGTCCTTTGCCGACAAAGCCGAGCTGGCCACCAATCCGCCGCTTGCCCTGATCCACAGCCATCCGAACGGCAATCAGGAGCCCTCGGACGCGGACACCATCTCAGCACTGTCAACGGGATGGACCTGGGGAATTTCGGTTGTCCATGGCCTGCCTGAGACCGGCGAGGTGTTCAGCGTCGGCTATCCTGAGTTCTGGGGCGATGCGGTTCCGATCCCGCCGCTTCTCGGCCGTCGCTACCTCTGGGGCGTCCGCGACTGCTGGTCGGTCTGCCGCGACTACTACCGGCTCAAGGGACACGAGCTGAAGGACGTGCCGCGCAGTCGTGACCCGTCGCTCTATCCGTCAGGCCATCCCCAAAGCAGCCCGTTCAGGTTCTACCCGCCTTCAGTTGGTTTCGAGCCGCTGGATAGCTGGCTGGACCGACGCCCTGGCGACTTCGTGACGCTCTGCTGGCGCGATCACGTCCCCAACCACTGCGCCATCTACCTCGGCAACTCCAAGCTCCTGCACCAGCCCCGCGACCAAGCCTCAAGTGAGTGGACGGTAAATAACGAGACCACGCTTTACACGAACATGAGTGCCAAGTTCTACCGGCTGAAAGGGAGCAATGCTACGAGTTAA
- a CDS encoding IS3 family transposase (programmed frameshift), with the protein MKRSRFTEEQIIGILREQEAGVPVADLCRKHGLSSPTFYKWKAKYGGLDVSEARRLKALEDENAKLKRMLADAMLDNVALKDLLGKKVVTPAAHREAAAYLRSAYEMSERRACRVLGVDRSSVRYQATRPDDGVLRERLKALAQERRRFGYRRLHVLLRREGHAVNKKRVQRLYREEKLTVRRRGGRKRAVGTRRPLEVPLTPNQRWSLDFVSDQMTDGRRFRILTVIDNCTRECLALVADTSLSGRRVARELDAIIAQRGRRPDTIVSDNGTEYTSNAILAWTDDSGVGWHYIAPGKPQQNGYNESFNGRLRDELLNETLFRSLPHARAVLETWRRDYNEHRPHSKLGWMTPREYASAFCGETGRHAAQADSSAHRPLATHQHQGSNQPRTLVMAG; encoded by the exons ATGAAGCGATCACGGTTCACGGAAGAACAGATCATAGGGATCCTGCGTGAGCAGGAGGCGGGCGTCCCGGTGGCGGACCTGTGCCGCAAGCACGGGCTCAGCTCGCCGACCTTCTACAAGTGGAAGGCCAAGTACGGCGGGCTGGACGTGTCGGAGGCGCGGCGGCTAAAGGCGCTTGAAGACGAGAACGCCAAGCTCAAGCGGATGCTGGCCGACGCGATGCTCGACAATGTCGCGCTGAAGGATCTGCTGGGAAAAA AAGTGGTGACGCCCGCCGCGCATCGGGAGGCCGCAGCCTATCTGCGGTCGGCCTACGAGATGAGCGAGCGGCGGGCGTGCCGGGTCCTGGGCGTGGATCGCAGCAGCGTGCGCTACCAAGCCACGCGGCCCGACGACGGTGTCCTGCGCGAGCGGCTCAAGGCCCTGGCCCAGGAGCGCCGCCGGTTCGGCTATCGCCGGCTGCACGTGCTGCTGCGGCGCGAGGGGCACGCGGTCAACAAGAAGCGGGTCCAGCGGCTTTATCGCGAGGAGAAGCTCACCGTGCGCCGGCGCGGCGGACGCAAACGGGCGGTCGGCACGCGGCGGCCCCTGGAGGTCCCGCTGACGCCCAACCAGCGCTGGAGCCTGGACTTCGTGTCCGACCAGATGACCGACGGCCGCCGGTTCCGGATCCTGACGGTGATCGACAACTGCACGCGCGAGTGCCTGGCCCTGGTGGCCGATACCTCGCTGTCAGGCCGGCGGGTGGCGCGTGAGCTGGACGCCATCATCGCCCAGCGTGGACGTCGGCCCGACACCATCGTCAGCGACAATGGGACCGAATACACGTCCAACGCTATCCTGGCCTGGACCGACGACAGCGGCGTGGGCTGGCACTACATCGCGCCGGGCAAGCCCCAGCAGAACGGTTACAACGAGAGCTTCAACGGCCGGCTACGCGACGAACTGCTGAACGAGACCCTGTTCCGGTCGCTGCCGCACGCCCGCGCCGTGCTGGAGACCTGGCGGCGCGACTACAACGAGCACCGGCCCCACTCCAAGCTCGGCTGGATGACGCCCAGGGAGTACGCCAGCGCCTTCTGCGGAGAGACCGGCCGGCACGCTGCGCAGGCTGATAGCTCCGCGCACCGGCCTCTTGCCACCCACCAACACCAAGGCTCAAATCAACCCAGGACTCTCGTTATGGCTGGATGA
- a CDS encoding DUF3768 domain-containing protein: protein MTTIDATPIRTLNDRFRKDMDFSLGRWVMTRGVNDKGVLFVQRACRAVREFDQFNNGNDPHREHDLGRMEVDGETVLWKIDYFDPDLQHGSEDPSDPAKCHRILTVMLGEEY from the coding sequence ATGACGACGATTGATGCGACGCCTATCCGCACGCTGAACGACCGCTTCCGCAAAGACATGGATTTCAGCCTGGGGCGCTGGGTCATGACCCGAGGCGTCAACGACAAGGGCGTGCTGTTCGTGCAGCGAGCTTGCCGCGCAGTCAGGGAGTTCGACCAATTCAACAACGGCAACGATCCGCACCGCGAACACGACCTGGGCCGCATGGAGGTCGATGGTGAAACGGTGCTCTGGAAGATCGACTACTTCGATCCAGACCTACAGCACGGCAGCGAAGACCCGTCCGATCCGGCCAAATGCCACCGCATCCTGACGGTGATGCTCGGCGAAGAATACTAG
- a CDS encoding tape measure protein gives MAEALSLGIDFDTNIKAVLRDFDSLLSSFTRLSSGADKNSSRVRSSLQGISSAAPKAGFLNGAIRDLERLSGTSKGVDGVGKALDSLKGAAAGLGIALGAKELAETADEYTNIQNRLRLVTTDTQNLTGVMDALFGVSNRTRSSFEATTDLYGSFARSSKELGLSQKDLIGITETINQAIKVSGTDAQTAANGIRQLAQGIASGTLRGDELNSVLENMPRLATAIAAGMNISVGQLRKLGGEGKITAKAITDALKKEAPQIAAEFTKLTPTISDSLTTVKNNFTKFLGDFDKATGVSTAVANALTIVGQNMDVVAASAGALGVAMLVAFGPQIGAAIAAATAGVIEFTLALAANPFGLLAIGIAAAGVALVAFGDDIEVTSDGAVSLKDAVGGAFGVIGDYIKTAADFLSNAWKSAMGDASAATSGFQAAVGKVMVAIANFVKTYVTTIIDNWVFAVKAIITVWNGLVPAIKDIAISAVNNLVSTFEGGVNKVIGLLNKVPGIELAPVKMMGLQNDSIGKAAALVRGLTKDWNDSRGATERAAKAFGDAAIARARQNKAKAAEQKGTVSDKAGPATATAPDGKKKKTGSGKSDAMKAWEEELKRMLASEAFYFKDSTKAELAFWEAKKKLVRAGSTDETTIIDNIGKLKKKLAQDGLREQLDNLEAQQRAARDNATEQLRIENEKAELIKKTYGEDSEQFRRALQDKDEAAREFADKERTRARDIADFKARMLEADQQLAADETSRKNADAIRQIEQEAAAGRITDQQKRDRIKQIHLDEVNQERTHQEALFQIRLKALEDELRLLGVGTEAARKAAQDIEELKADHARDQKRTDGQEATIYKQADLDNADAMLQKTQQLSSLLTQLWDDPTAAMRSFFSSFLSSLLQSIAQATILKNTMAQAGGGGGIGGILKTAIGAAFGGARAGGGGVSGSNFYLVGEKGPELFAPGRSGTIIPNHALGGGSAGGTSISMGGFVNHITVQGNGDPNKIGLAVVAQQQKQIDNAVSLALSRRGIR, from the coding sequence ATGGCAGAAGCACTCTCACTAGGGATCGACTTTGATACAAACATCAAAGCGGTTCTCCGCGACTTCGACAGTCTCCTAAGTTCGTTCACTCGCCTCTCTAGCGGCGCTGACAAGAACAGCAGCCGGGTCAGGTCCTCCCTCCAAGGCATCTCAAGCGCAGCCCCAAAGGCTGGCTTCCTCAACGGCGCTATCCGCGACCTTGAGCGCCTAAGCGGCACCTCCAAGGGTGTTGATGGCGTCGGCAAGGCGCTGGACAGCCTTAAGGGCGCAGCAGCAGGCCTCGGCATCGCACTCGGGGCCAAAGAGCTTGCCGAGACCGCCGACGAATACACCAACATCCAAAACAGGCTGCGCCTTGTCACCACTGACACGCAGAACCTGACCGGCGTCATGGACGCGCTGTTTGGCGTCTCCAACCGCACCCGATCGAGCTTCGAAGCTACCACCGACCTCTACGGCTCGTTCGCCCGCTCCTCGAAAGAGCTAGGCCTTTCCCAGAAAGACCTCATCGGCATCACCGAGACGATCAATCAGGCGATCAAGGTCTCAGGCACCGACGCGCAGACGGCGGCCAACGGCATCCGTCAGCTTGCACAGGGTATCGCCTCTGGAACGCTGCGCGGCGACGAACTGAATTCCGTCCTCGAGAACATGCCACGCCTCGCGACCGCGATTGCGGCGGGCATGAACATCTCGGTTGGTCAGCTCCGCAAGCTGGGTGGCGAAGGCAAGATCACGGCCAAGGCCATCACGGACGCCCTGAAGAAGGAAGCGCCCCAGATTGCGGCCGAGTTCACCAAGCTCACCCCAACGATCAGCGACAGCCTGACCACCGTGAAGAACAACTTCACGAAGTTCCTGGGTGACTTCGACAAGGCCACAGGCGTCAGCACGGCAGTCGCGAACGCCCTAACCATCGTCGGTCAGAACATGGATGTCGTAGCCGCTTCGGCTGGCGCTCTTGGCGTCGCGATGCTGGTTGCGTTCGGTCCTCAGATCGGCGCGGCCATCGCAGCAGCTACAGCGGGCGTGATCGAATTCACCCTGGCCCTAGCCGCTAACCCGTTCGGCCTTCTCGCTATCGGCATTGCAGCCGCCGGCGTCGCTCTCGTGGCGTTCGGTGACGACATCGAGGTCACATCGGACGGAGCTGTCTCGCTCAAGGATGCCGTGGGCGGCGCGTTCGGCGTGATCGGCGACTACATCAAAACCGCCGCGGACTTCCTCTCCAACGCATGGAAGTCGGCAATGGGCGACGCCTCGGCCGCGACCAGCGGATTCCAAGCCGCTGTTGGCAAGGTCATGGTGGCCATCGCCAACTTCGTGAAGACCTACGTCACCACGATCATCGACAATTGGGTGTTCGCTGTGAAGGCGATCATCACCGTTTGGAACGGTCTGGTCCCCGCAATCAAGGACATCGCCATTTCGGCGGTGAACAACCTCGTCAGCACGTTCGAGGGCGGCGTCAACAAGGTCATCGGCCTGCTCAACAAGGTGCCAGGCATCGAGCTTGCGCCCGTGAAGATGATGGGCCTCCAGAACGACAGCATCGGCAAGGCCGCTGCTCTGGTGCGCGGTCTCACGAAGGACTGGAACGACAGCCGAGGCGCGACCGAGCGCGCGGCAAAGGCCTTTGGTGATGCCGCGATTGCGCGTGCTCGCCAGAACAAGGCCAAGGCCGCCGAGCAGAAGGGCACGGTCAGCGACAAGGCCGGTCCAGCGACGGCCACGGCTCCAGACGGCAAAAAGAAGAAGACCGGTAGCGGCAAGTCCGACGCGATGAAGGCGTGGGAGGAAGAGCTGAAGCGAATGCTCGCTTCGGAGGCCTTCTACTTCAAGGACAGCACCAAGGCAGAACTGGCGTTCTGGGAGGCCAAGAAGAAGCTGGTCCGTGCCGGATCGACCGACGAAACCACGATCATCGACAACATCGGCAAGCTGAAAAAGAAGCTCGCCCAGGACGGGCTACGCGAACAGCTCGACAATTTGGAAGCCCAACAAAGGGCCGCTCGCGACAACGCGACCGAACAACTCCGCATCGAGAACGAGAAAGCGGAGCTGATCAAGAAGACCTACGGCGAGGACAGCGAACAGTTCCGTCGCGCGCTTCAGGACAAGGACGAAGCTGCTCGCGAGTTCGCCGACAAGGAGCGCACGCGCGCCCGTGACATCGCGGACTTTAAGGCTCGCATGTTGGAGGCCGACCAGCAGCTCGCGGCCGACGAAACCAGCCGAAAGAACGCCGACGCTATCCGCCAGATCGAGCAGGAAGCGGCGGCAGGCAGGATCACGGACCAGCAGAAGCGCGACCGCATCAAGCAAATCCATCTGGACGAGGTGAACCAAGAGCGCACCCACCAGGAAGCGCTTTTCCAAATCCGTCTGAAGGCCCTGGAAGACGAACTGCGTCTGCTAGGCGTCGGCACGGAAGCGGCCCGCAAGGCAGCTCAGGACATTGAGGAGCTGAAGGCCGATCACGCGCGCGACCAGAAGCGCACCGATGGCCAGGAAGCGACGATCTACAAGCAAGCTGACCTCGATAACGCTGACGCCATGCTCCAGAAGACGCAGCAGCTTTCGAGCCTGTTGACGCAGCTCTGGGACGACCCGACAGCGGCCATGCGCTCGTTCTTCTCGTCGTTCCTGTCCAGCCTTCTCCAGAGCATCGCGCAAGCGACCATCCTGAAGAACACGATGGCTCAGGCCGGTGGCGGCGGTGGCATTGGCGGCATCCTGAAGACCGCGATTGGCGCAGCGTTCGGCGGTGCTCGTGCGGGCGGCGGCGGCGTCAGCGGCAGCAACTTCTACCTCGTCGGTGAGAAGGGCCCTGAGCTGTTCGCCCCAGGTCGCTCGGGAACGATCATCCCGAACCACGCACTCGGCGGCGGCTCCGCTGGCGGCACGTCGATCAGCATGGGCGGCTTCGTGAACCACATCACGGTCCAGGGGAACGGGGATCCAAACAAGATCGGTCTGGCGGTCGTCGCTCAGCAGCAAAAGCAAATCGACAACGCCGTTTCACTCGCACTTTCCAGAAGGGGGATCAGGTAA
- a CDS encoding phage major capsid protein yields the protein MSQEIMGQLTELTDLVREKAASADVVDKATYATGVAELQAELKSLRDDLAAKSAPRHDAQDVREQAAEAFANFMVKGFDPKNELHRKAAAEANFLTGEAGGFTIPRVVDPEIGELLRQTSPVRSMARVISAPMGYVHLAKNSKPAASKRAEGGAVTDGQVSTYNEITFGSAEFYENAALSIWTLDGDSPIDFAAQAKKDILAGLAELEAQEHLLGTTQNTIKYGPTPTAVLVNSGLLTLGVSANANRFTNDVGKLGGVMSAANKAVTFDDLIKLQASLHSNYSGNAKYLFGSELETQLFTLKDGNGNYVWALNQAIAGGPATIRGKEYAVSDFMPDINTAANGAVTVLYGDFSKYLITEQAGVSWVFDPITDLRRVKYHARMRQGSGLTDFQAMRALTNKAGT from the coding sequence ATGTCTCAAGAAATCATGGGTCAGTTGACCGAACTGACCGACCTCGTTCGCGAGAAGGCCGCAAGTGCCGATGTCGTTGACAAGGCTACCTACGCTACCGGTGTTGCAGAGCTGCAAGCCGAGCTGAAGTCCCTGCGTGATGACCTCGCTGCTAAGTCGGCTCCACGTCACGACGCACAAGATGTACGCGAACAAGCTGCTGAAGCCTTCGCTAACTTCATGGTCAAGGGCTTCGACCCAAAGAACGAACTGCACCGCAAGGCTGCTGCTGAAGCGAACTTCCTGACCGGCGAAGCTGGTGGTTTCACCATCCCTCGCGTTGTCGATCCTGAAATTGGCGAACTGCTGCGTCAGACCAGCCCTGTCCGCTCGATGGCCCGCGTCATCAGCGCTCCAATGGGTTATGTCCACCTCGCAAAGAACAGCAAGCCAGCCGCTTCGAAGCGTGCTGAAGGCGGCGCTGTCACCGATGGTCAGGTCTCGACCTACAACGAGATTACCTTCGGTTCGGCCGAATTCTACGAGAACGCTGCGCTCTCGATCTGGACCCTGGACGGCGACAGCCCAATCGACTTCGCCGCTCAAGCGAAGAAGGACATCCTGGCTGGTCTGGCTGAACTGGAAGCCCAAGAGCACCTGCTCGGCACCACTCAGAACACCATCAAGTATGGCCCAACGCCAACCGCAGTCCTGGTCAACTCAGGTCTGCTGACCCTGGGCGTCAGCGCCAACGCAAACCGCTTCACCAACGATGTTGGTAAGCTGGGCGGCGTTATGTCGGCTGCGAACAAGGCCGTCACCTTTGACGACCTGATCAAGCTGCAAGCCTCGCTCCACAGCAACTACAGCGGCAACGCCAAGTACCTGTTTGGCTCGGAGCTTGAGACCCAGCTGTTCACCTTGAAGGATGGAAACGGCAACTACGTTTGGGCTCTGAACCAAGCAATCGCAGGCGGTCCAGCTACCATTCGTGGCAAGGAATATGCGGTTTCGGACTTCATGCCCGACATCAACACCGCCGCTAACGGCGCTGTCACCGTCCTGTACGGCGACTTCTCCAAGTACCTGATCACCGAACAGGCTGGTGTGTCGTGGGTCTTCGACCCAATCACCGACCTGCGTCGCGTGAAGTACCACGCACGTATGCGCCAAGGCTCGGGTCTGACCGACTTCCAAGCAATGCGCGCACTGACCAACAAGGCTGGCACCTAA
- a CDS encoding phage portal protein gives MRQEPERGTGRTIVTYDPGKLDNKTPPFLRFTMEGDRCKLVERNHGSRQSPKWVSEPGSLFHIMEHNPLASAEGSGAGDAVQPLVEAYIQATRMIRDRMAANGRVEGYFKAPPLETDEQRATYKKSMEDLNSSDAKVLVDTDFITAQLSFTDLDLVATIDSLTRAIASGFGVPAVFLNLAGESSYANQRGADRIYYTGWVKPRALWLMKQLEANLRRDFDPTLELGIDETEVNYLQDDRLEKAAGMTQQGVFTINEIRDVMGYPPIAKGDELAKPMNAPKEAADTETDKPKEVSPNADTSRRNGSKSLAK, from the coding sequence ATGCGCCAGGAGCCCGAACGAGGCACCGGCCGCACGATTGTCACCTACGATCCAGGCAAACTCGACAACAAGACCCCGCCATTCCTGCGCTTCACCATGGAAGGCGACCGCTGCAAGCTGGTTGAGCGCAACCACGGTTCAAGGCAGTCGCCCAAGTGGGTTTCCGAGCCCGGAAGCCTCTTCCACATCATGGAGCACAACCCGCTGGCCAGCGCCGAGGGTAGCGGTGCCGGTGACGCAGTTCAGCCCCTCGTCGAAGCCTACATTCAAGCCACACGCATGATCCGCGACCGCATGGCCGCGAACGGTAGGGTCGAAGGCTACTTCAAGGCTCCTCCTCTCGAAACGGATGAGCAGCGAGCCACCTACAAGAAGTCCATGGAAGACCTGAATAGCAGCGATGCTAAGGTCCTAGTCGACACCGACTTTATCACCGCGCAACTGTCGTTCACCGACCTTGATCTGGTCGCCACCATCGACAGCCTGACGCGCGCGATCGCGAGCGGTTTCGGTGTTCCAGCCGTGTTCCTGAACCTCGCTGGCGAGAGCAGCTACGCCAACCAACGTGGCGCTGACCGCATCTACTACACTGGCTGGGTGAAGCCTCGCGCGCTTTGGCTGATGAAGCAACTTGAAGCGAACTTGCGTCGTGATTTCGACCCCACCCTGGAACTCGGTATCGATGAGACGGAGGTCAATTACCTCCAAGACGACCGCCTGGAAAAGGCGGCTGGAATGACCCAGCAAGGCGTCTTCACCATCAACGAAATCCGCGACGTGATGGGCTATCCGCCCATCGCCAAGGGCGACGAATTAGCCAAGCCCATGAACGCTCCCAAGGAGGCCGCGGACACCGAGACCGACAAGCCGAAGGAAGTAAGTCCAAACGCAGATACCTCACGCCGTAACGGCTCGAAGTCGCTCGCGAAATAA